The nucleotide window ATTAAACGGGTCACGCGAACATTAATTTAGCTTTTCATTGATGAACACGTAAAGCAAAGTTAAGTATCCACTTGACCACAATTACTTTTTTGCACTACTTTTGCCATGCAAACCCACCCAAGCCAATTGTTTATTCAATTATTTGTAAGAATCCTTGTTTGTCCATTGTGGTCCTCTacgctttaaaaaaaaatggaatgatTTCATTTGAggaccttttttttaaaatacaaagGAGGGTTGAGTTACTCGATATTTGTATGAGATACCTCAGATATAAGTGTCATATGAGTTACTCGTGGTTATCTTTTGATTTGAGTATTTGATAGCCCtttcaatatgatttttttatttttttggagaaGATGAATTTAGTAATTTACTTTGAAACAAGACCCTTCGATGGGGACCTTTGTTGATATGAAATTCGATTCCTCCGTTTAGAGAACCATTACTTGCGATAAATATATAGCTTTCAACACTAAGTCATGCATAGATTATCAATTATCGGATGTAATATAATAATGGTGGTCataatcatcattatcaaaagaaaattataaattattggcACCAGATGTCAAGGTCGTATCGTTTTTTTGGCTAATCGCGATGTCTACGTTGCCGTGGGACATTTTCGTCTTGCTGGCTGAATTGATTAGTTAATTAAAATCATTTTATAGTTTAATAGGACTCTTCATTCTTCAATAGCCAACTTTATAATCTTAAAGTTAAAGAAAATGTGTGGTACCCAAAGAGTGACCCCAAAAGATCCTCAATTAACAAAAGTGAATGAGATCCAAGTTATCTCAGTGACTGACATGTCATTATATGGTTCAATCACTAGGTTTTGTGGGTCCCTACACTTGCATCAATGAAGGGATAAGATAAATTATTGGGATGACTAAGATTCCAAACATTTTTGCccaattaatgtggagtgttggatgttaagtgagCTCTacatgtatttttaatcaatgactgtTTTAATACCACATAAATTTGGGAGTCTCTTAgagggtcatattttggggATGTAGCATTGCCTGTAAAACTTAACACCAATCCCCATTCCCCAAAACACTTAccttggaaaataaaaaaaatgataataaggatgaaaaatgtgtactgaaatttgaaaaatatatgtattttaatatttaaaaaattatgtgagaTAGAGTTCATCACAGATTGTATAGTGTGATATATGCTGTACTCAATTCTTAACAAGTGTCCATAAAACACTCGTTatcaatatcaaaaaaataaaataaaatcccttacaagtttttttttttttttgaaaggcccatagGCCATACACACACTAAGCCATACCTGaagggcatgaaggccaccacaacggatgaaaaactacccaaatcccgatagaaccctggacctcaaggtcctgagcAGACAACCtaaccaaccaggctatctcccattctcaaaTCCCTTACAAGTTGTACATAACTAAAGCGGTGTTGTTTTCAGCTTTTGAGTTTGGAGAACCAAAAATTTAAGACAGAAATCTGTCATGATTATAAAGCCAATGCAAGATAAAGAGGAATTGACAATATTCTTGAGGGAAACCAACAAATTAGAAGTCATTATACTGCGAATTTAAGAACAAAACAACTTATTTGTGGGAATCAATACTTTAAACGACCTATTATTAATTGATTTGATTGTGGGGGGCAGGGCAAAAGTCACAATGACCAAAAAGATTAGTCTCCACTAATACTCAGTAAAGCGTGATCGAAATCTCGCAATTTTATTGCGAAAAATTGACAACAGTAAGGGATATTATTAAGGGTggcaaaaaaatcaattttaagTTAGTTTCAGTCGGATAACATCacttatttatgaaatatttatatgttcggaTCCTAATCCATAATGAATTTCATAAGtacttaattaatcaaatctaaattgatttaaattcaaataagtaaatcagacaataacATATTCCCAGTTAGAGTCTGAATAAATAAACGAGATAAGATCTTTACGTTTGGACTCAGATCCGATTTTAAACTGAAGAAAAATTTAATGTTTAAACCCAGATTTGAACttataatttatgtttaaaattgattTAATCGGACTCGGACAAATTCCATCATATGATTGCACATATTTTTTGTCATCTCTAGATATCATCGGTTGtcgcttttaaaaaaaaataattttgaagttaTCGGTTGTcgcttttgacttttgagaggATATGAGAAAGCAGGAGCGGGCCGAAGCCCAGCTGGTGCAGTTGAGACGCGCTAGATCCAATCAGGGGGCACACTTCACGTGCTATCATGCTCCCTCCCTTACATGCGTCAATTGATTCCACGTCGCATTTTATACAAGATCAGACGCGTGTCAACGTCTAAGAACAAGGCCAACTCTTGTACTATTTTTAGAACCAGGTCAGGTGAACCCCCTCCCAAatcttttccttaattttttttggttttccaaGTATCCCACGCAAACCCAGAACTAATCCTCCGATGTATGATCGGATGTCAACGGCGGGGACCTCTTCCAAAAAGATTTGTTGCATCCACAAGGATTCGAACCCAAAACCTTACTTAAACGATCATAACCCTTTATCACTCAGGCCAACATTCGTTGATAATCTTTTGCTTATTTTTTTGTCACGACAAATTAGCAATTGAGCTATGATAAGAGATTATTGATATCCCTAAAATGCCCTTCAGCTTTTCTTGTTCACTagtagggtctgtttggtaaaaCATATACAATTTCTTATAAGTTAGCGTAGATCGTTTTATCAAATGCGTCATATACACTAGCGGTAAGGTATTCGCTCAAAATATATAAGCTCTGCCAATAAGTTTATTTTGAAGatgcaatttaaaaaatatcacTAAAGTCCAAACAGTCCAAAGCTTATTTAATAACTTGAAAATTAGTTTTTTGACAGtttgtaaattaatttatttttctcaaataCAAACTCTAGGACAAAGGACTGTAATAACCTTGTGTCAAGCTGACAAGTGGTAACTATTCTCAGTATGTGAAAACGAAACACGTTTCCCCAAGTTGTTGTCCCACATCAGTTGTttagattttcaatgctagcggttGTGTGGATTTTCAAAGCTAGGGATTAAGCTCTGAAAAAAATTAAGCTTAAACCTATGAAATAAGCTGTGAGATGTTTGGTAGAGCTGTTAACTGTATAAAGcggttaagttgtgtaaaatgtattttgtttgtatttttaaaattttaaatattttaaaaattaaattttaattattaaaaattacaagtaaacaatttataatttgataaattaaaatgattaagcttaagcataatttttattaaaaaagttcataatatttatacaaaaaaatatgtataatattaatatataaaataattaaggtagaaaattttatattaaaaaaatatattaaaggtCAAAGGCATGGACCCACGTTAAAAtagattttatttattgtattaaatGGTCAGAGTGGGTCTcactaaaaaataaattaaaaaaaaagttatagctTTTTGACGTGAGGGACATGCCAAAAAGCTCCAAACCGTTTACACGCTCTCACAATAAGCTCCAAAGTGGAGCTTGTTGTTTTGGGGTGTTACCGCTCCGTTTTACAGGCGGTAACGACTCACTTTCTTACCTCATTTTTCTACTTCTCTCCTATTTCAAGTTACAACATGGTATTGGGCCTTTCGAATGTTCTTATGGATGACCACCCACATGATGAGGGATACCATATAGACCCTAAcccatacacatatataaatacaaaggagtgttgtcccacatcgattgcCTAGTTATAAACCATGTGGTTTATAACCATGGGTTATCTTCTTACCACTTGAGACACACAATAGTCACAATACTTCCAAGTGAAATGAGCCAATTTCTCACTTCATTCTTCTGGTTCTCCCCTATTTCAAATATAGGATAAGTTCATGACGGGGAGTCGGGGACGGTAATtgtaaccttttctttttttgttactgCGATTGTTTATGGTAATTGGTAATGTTCCTCTACCTTCTGGATAACAGGACAAATAGGGTCAGTAGCAGATTTCGAACTGTCCGATCAATTATCCAtatttatcttttcaaaattttgaaactgAATGCATCATCCTAAACCAGAACATTGCTAAAATCATTCCATCTTGGATACGTGGACAACTGGACAAGAAGTCAAGAACTAAAACTCGGATGtgttcaaaagtcaaaaccaatCTTTATCTTGTGACCATGCCGTGCGATGCACGGGAACGAAGCCCTGGAGTATATGGCGTTTCTGAGAGTGGGATAAAATTAAAATCCGACGTGGAATTTGATGACTTCTGTTAGGGTGTTTAAGGTCATTTCCGCAATGaataaatttaaagaatttcgAAGACTTATCCACTGTGCAAACCATTAAACCAACCTTTATAAAAAGCAGATCAAGACTATTGCAAATCCAAAGAACCAGAAACTTCCGAAGTTCAGACCTCCCATGGCGACGACCAAGACCTACTTCGCCAGACAGAACTACCGATTTCTCTCTACTGACCACTCTCCTCTCGTGACTGAGTCCGGATTCGAACTGGACGAGTCCGACATCTACAACCTTTCGGCAACTCGCTCTGACGCGTCCGAGTTCCGCAGCAAGCCCGCTCCAAATTCCAGATTCTCCAAGAAAACATCTAAGCGCGTTGACTCCACCTGCGGGACTCCGTCGTCACTTCCTGTCAATATACCGGACTGGTCCAAGATTTTAAAGGACGAATACCGGGACCATCGGAGGAGAGAGagtgatgacgatgatgataaCGTTGACGGCAATGATTCGTTCGATGGAGGATTTAGGATCCCGCCGCACGAGATCTTGGCGAGGACAAGGATCGCGTCGTTCTCGGTGCATGAAGGTGTTGGGAGGACTTTGAAAGGGAGGGATCTGAGTAGAGTCAGAAATGCAATTTGGGAGAAAACCGGCTTCCAGGactagttttgaaaatttggGTATCTTATGAAATTACCACGGTACCCCTGAGGGAGGATTATAGCCGGATTTATGGCAGattttgactattttttttcGTTGTTTTGGGTTTCAGTAGTTTTTCCGGCGACTGGAACGTGAGGGAGGGAATCCTTTTTGAATTTTAACGCTTGTAATCCTAACCAGAGAGATTTTGATCGAGATTTCAAGGGAAATATTAGTGCGGTTTCTTTGTCATTTGATCTTTCTAGCTCGTCTGTTTCTGTTCGAGTTTTGTTTGATTATTGAAATGAATTTGCGTCCATTCATTTTCCAATTCTGTGCATAACGTTGAAacgaaaaataacaaaaatgtcaGGAATATGATTAGATGAGATCTCGATCCTTCAGTAATTCATTTTGTCTCTcgattgattgatgtaagtgaaaaaatacataaaatttgACGATTGAATCAAAAAGTGATATATTAGTCATTAAAATAATTGGAATTCCTATCATTTCTATAAAAATAATGCTCTTCATAGCATGCAAAGTGAAAATGAACCACAAAAATTATGCCATGCAATAAGAAAATGTCAAATCTATCGTTTGCTGTTTTCTCAAATTATCGAAAAGTTATCGGGAAGGATATAGATATATTTGGGAATATACTCTAGAGTTATGGATGCTGCCTTGATGCTTCCTTTAGGGATTAGGATAAGCCTAGACGCTACTGGGGATTGGGGAAGGCATAAACAGCTGTCCTCGTTGTGTCCAAATAATGTAGGGTACTGTTCTAATTAATCCGACATGTACATAactacgtgtatatatatatatatatatacaccagtGGATAACAATCAAAAAGCATTCGATCTGGTGGTAAAaatgttgttatatatatacttatgaTATAGATAGATTGGATACCGATGTTATCtagattttattaattaacTTGATGCTTGTGtactatatattattatatttgccGACCATCTGGTATTATATGATCCCCACCACTCACTCAGGTGAAATATATATAGAGTCCAACTTCTTTCTAAATTGAAATAAATACGAGTACAATTCACATcacaatttaaatattaatcCAGTgtgtttaaaaatatttttttatttggattgttCAGTTCTCATAGATATATTAAGCCAGCATGGCTTTGCGTTCTCATGAGGTCACCAATTCAAATAGTATTATCGTAAAAGCATATTTAACTGTGGAGTTACTACGaaatgttataaaaaaaaagcattCTAAATAGTTAGTAACTTAAATTATCTATGTATGCATGTTAACAGATTTCATagaaaaaaaagtaagaacAGAACAAAAAGACTAGTAATGCCGGTCttaaaaggaaaacaataaaTCATGGAAGTTTTTGACAACCGTTGCTTTTTATGATGCAGATAAGAAGATCATGGGCTACCCGTGGGCCCAATGATAAGGATGGCTAGTTGAGTATTTTAAGATATAGGACTTCCGCGTTTTGTTTACGTTGGCCCGTCGTTTTCAATGTCCTGTCCACCCGCTTTATGACGACATAGGAATAATGAAACCGTTGGTCAGTGCGACTCACAACTGTCACAAGTAAGTAGGGATGACAATTTGTCCTCCACCCGCCCCGCACCATTCTGCACGGATGATTTTCCCCGACCCAAGGCTTGTGTGAGGCAGGGACGGGACAAAAAATCTCAATCCATTGTGGGGTGGGGGGATATGCCTTCCAACCAGTCCCGTCCCGCCCCTCAACCCGACCTACACCCCactgtagatatatatatataaaacataatatagacaaatatttatttgtctaaacatattttaattttatattattattaaaatcaaagtaagaCCTAAATCCTAAGTccctaaatataatattatcatactcttaagtatattgaataaatgttgataaaagcttatccaaaaccctaaattaaaTATGACTTCTAATCTCTATTCCtaaatcaattgaattgatattgataaaaatataggaccctaaatgttaagttaaatatgaccctatactcctaaatcctaatctccaaaaccctaaagactctaaaccctaaaccccaaatccctGAAGACCctaaatccctaaaccctaaatcccaaaACTCTAAAGACCCtgaacccctaaaccctaaagtccctaaaccctaaaggccttgaacgctaaaccctaaaccctaaacccaagtACTAAATCCTAAAGTCATAATATGACcctctactcataaatgttgataaaatcttaagaccctaagattttataaaataaagtataaaattaaacaatttaaaactatagatgtgtataatataaaatttaaaatcaatacccacattaagtaaaactaaaattatttaatcgtgttaaaaatataataggtatatgtaaagataataatttaattagttggcaaaTATAACATGAAAGTAGTTTTGGCTTGTTGATTAGTTCATTACTCTCTCACCTAGAAGTCTTAGGTtcgtaatttaatttaattttgtaattttcaaagatgttgaATAGAGGCGAGGTGGAGCATAGGGTAGCACGGGGTGAGGACGGAGAGTAAAAGTCGCCCCGACATACGGGGTGGGACAGGGCTGGGTGCGGGGCACCACATGGAGGTGCATGGTCGTCCCtgcccgttgccatccctattcACAAGTGATAACATCAGTTCAGTTGTGTTCCGTCGTTTCATGGATCGATCGATTACGTAAAACGAGTAAACAACACAGGGCCGGGCCAGATTTTTATGTATGGGCCTTTGGACTACAATTCTTGGCCCAATATTAAATTTAGAGGACCAAGAACGAGATGGATTGACTATGGAGAAGAGATTGGGCCCTCGTCAAGCTAAGAAGTCTTTTGAGCCCATAACTCCAAACGATCCAGATCTCCGTCTTGCAGATTTCGGACTGAAAAGTCTGGATTCTGGAACAGTTGAGCAGCTCAAGTCGGATCCATTCCAACCAAGTTACCTACTGGTCAGACGCTCGTCCGAGTCTCGCATGGGAAGCTTGTTGTAGAAACAGTAACCAAGGACCGGTAGACAGACGGTCTCAGCCCCAAAATCTTACGATCTCCTTGAACTTCTCTGTCTCAAATTATCTCTAACCGAACCCAAATTTATCTAGTTTGGGAGGCACCGAGATGTCGTCATCCGATTCCCCCTCTTCATCCTCTGCTGAAGAAAACCCTAACACCAAAGAAATCGAAGATCAACTGGCAACGGTCGTACTTACGGAATCCAATGAAGATAAATTTCAGGAGTGCTCGAGTGACACCGCAAGTGCATCAAACAATCACGGAGAGAACAATCATGATGAAGGAGTCGAGAAATCTAGTTCTAAGGTGGTTTGGGGGAGGGTGAATTCGGAATTGGAACTGGAGGGACCGCCTAGTCCCAGCAGCAGCGGATATGCAGGCGGGAGGGGAACCAGCAGTGCGTCGAGTACCTCCATAGTGGAcgaggtaagtgaggatgagataCAAGAAGTGGGGAATGGCAGTGCCATTGAGGGGGCCACGGATTCCCATGAGTCTTGGATGCCGGGAAAGCGGCACGTTGATGAGGTACCGTATATTATTTGTTTAACGTTTTTTCACTGCTCTTGTTTTTGCTTATTTGCGATGTCTTTAGATGATAGTTGATGAACGAGATATACACCAGCCGAACTGGTTCAGGGTCTATATGCTTGCATTTGGAAATGATGAGATAATTGAATGTGGAGTTCGTAGGGGATTGCATTTTACAGACTATGCATTAGAGCAAATTATAATGCTCTTTCGTGCTTTCCAATACTTCAAATGGCTGGTAACCCGTTGAAAACAAAAGCTTAATTGCAATATATGTTGAAATGTTGCTAATCCAAGTGATGCCTATGACAATTATAGACTGTTGGAATATCCACCCATGTCTATTCCAGTCTGTAAATGTGTACTTGGAAATTGGACAAACTTGAAGAAATATCAGTGATGCAGAGAAATACATGAATGTATGTTGTGCAGTACTGCTGGTATGTTAGCTATCTACATGGAGGTTTTCAGGTCCTCTATGCTCATATGCTATCATGCCATTGAAAAAATAGCAATGAGCAAACATATTAAAGCTTTGCATCTGTTAAGTGAATAATTAACTAAACTGCTTGTCAACGGCAGGCTTGGAGTGCTGAAGGGGGCATAGTTATGTCATCTGAGTTGAGATTTAGAAATTTGTTTGATTAACAAATGAATTACAGGATGATGCCTCTATATCatggagaaaaaggaagaagcACTTCTTTGCTTTGAGTAATGCTGGCAAACCTATATATTCCAGGTTTGTTTTTGTCTGCACCTCAAAGTGGAAAATCTCTTTTCACCCCAGTGCAGAAAAGAGGCTCTATAGTTTTGTTGTTCCTATTAATACTTTTCTATCTTTGTAATAAATTATCAGATATGGAGATGAACACAAGCTGGCAGGATTTTCTGCAACATTGCAAGCCATTATTTCCTTTGTGGAGAATGGGTaccgggaaaaaaaattcttatttgtcattttaaaatttctatTTTCTCTGCTACTCTTAGGCTATTTTCTTGAAGCAATTCTTTAGAGGACTTATGATggttttattaattgttttcattttaggGGGGATTGTATCAAATTGGTTAGGGCAGGAAAGCACCAGGTCtgtaatatatatttcttttatgtGGGCTTacttttttcattttccattGACGTTAGTGAACATTTTTCTTTGTGACTTGGGCTTGACGTAGGACTAGCTTTCCTTTCTATCATATAAACATTTACATGGACACTTAAAAATACCCCAACACAGGAATGTGAGAAAttcaaatatcatattctgaagAAAAACATTGCTGGTGGTTGGAAGAGACAATGTGAAAGTAGTACAACGAATATGAATGCCACTGGATTAGTTGAGAGTGTAGCCTCAGATTGGATTAAGTGGCAAGTCTGAGGTGTTTTTTTGTAATGATTCATGTTGTCATCCTCAAATATGTTAAGATTAATGcttgttatttttcttattgatGTTAGTCAATAATGTATTTTACAATTGCTTTTGTGAAACTCATAATGTCCTTCTCTAAttgtgtttcttgtttttcatcGTGATGATTATATTACCAGTTTTATGCATGTTTCTAGTTAAAACCACACTGCCTAGAAAAACCAATCGTCACTTTGTTCCTTTGGTAGAAGAGTAGGATCCTAAGAATCGGTCCAAATAGAAGAAAACCTTcacaaattttaaaatcattCAAGCCTTTATTGTGTCTGTTGATGCAATTtgattttgacaaaattttcCTCCTGAGCACAAGCTTCCGAAGGATGGATGCATAAATAGTTAAACTTCAGTTTCCACAAATATATATCAGGCATGTATAAAAAATTGTGACATTTCATTTGATCTGAGTGAAAGTTTTGTTTGTCAGGTGGTTTTTCTTGTCAAAGGACCAATTTACTTAGTTTGCATCAGTTGTACAGAAGAGCCATACGAGTCATTAAAGGGACAGTTGGAGCTAATTTATGGACAGGTAATAGTTCTTTTCCTGATTTTCCTGACTATTTGGGTGCATGGTGCCTTTGCAGTTTTCCTAATGGcggcttctttttctttctaaaattaTTCCCCTCGTGTCTGTTCTGCGAAAAGAACGTTCCTGTCTCATTTTTACCTTATGATTTGGATGCAGATGATACTTATATTGACAAAGTCGATAAATAGATGTTTTGAGAAGAATCCGAAATTTGATATGACGCCTTTACTTGGAGGGACAGATGTTGTCTTCTCTTCTCTTATCCATTCTTTCAGTTGGTTTGTTACTTTGCTCCTTTTCTTGATGCTTACTTTTGTTTGTGTTGAAGAAAATAGGAAATTATGGATGCTACATGAAGTGGATTTTTTCTTTTCGCTCTTCATTGAATGCATGAGCTTCTTTCCTTGCTCTTCCTGTGCAAAATAATCAATTTCCCTGGCAATTTTATTTGTGAGAGATTTTAAATCAATTTGAAATGGCTTATTACTGATGAGGAGTGCTCATGCAGATCtgcaatattttttaaataacagTTTTATGCATTGGTTTCAGATCTTGATTAATGATGAAATCATTGATTAATGATGAAATCattgtacattttcaaattaAACTCAAGGTGCATgtaattcttttattttgtgttctttttgctGGGTTGCCTGGTTTCAAAGCCAGTGCCTGGGTTAAATTGACATTATTTTGGGGCGAAGATGTTGCATAATCCTTTCTAGTTTCTGGCATATTATGATGTTACATCTGTTCTCTTGTGTTAGACATAGGCAGCTATTATTACTGTACCTAAGTTGGACGGCACTGAGAAACTTTTTTGCGTTTTGTTAGGAATCCACTGAGAAACTTTTTTGCGTTTTGTTAGGAATCCAGCTACATTTCTCCATGCATACACTTGTCTTCCCCTTGCTTATGCAACAAGGCAAGCTGCAGGTGCTATACTGCAAGATGTGGCTGATTCAGGCGTCCTTTTTGCAATATTGATGTGTAAACACAAGGTGAATCCCTTTCCCCTCCTCTACACTTTTCTGCGCTCCCAAAGTTTCTTTCTATCCTCCTCTCTGTCATCTTTTTTTACACTGTCAGGGACAAAGTTGCAGTTGCTTCCCAGTTTGAAATTCTTCGAATGGTTTAAGCATTTCACTACTTTAAGCTTGTTGTAGGTTGTCAGTCTTGTTGGTGCTCAAAAAGCTTCCCTTCATCCAGATGACATGCTGCTACTTTCCAACTTTCTTATGTCTTCAGAATCATTTAGGTAAGTATAAATGGACTTTTCTTGATCTTTTATGGTCTAAACAAATCATTATGGCGTGGAATATCGAAGGCATAGTGAAGATTAAAATTGAAAGttgcaacaaaaacaaaaaatatctgATGGGtttgttatatttatttaaaaattttctgTCTCTAATATCATCATATTACAACTTGCGTAGAAGTTATCAAAATAATTGTACCACTGCTTGCTTATGATAGTTGTCTTTGATTTAGTGTGCAACACCCTCATGAACCATCCTTTTTCTTGATTACAAGCCCAAGTGACAGTTGATTTACCCTTTATTCT belongs to Tripterygium wilfordii isolate XIE 37 chromosome 2, ASM1340144v1, whole genome shotgun sequence and includes:
- the LOC120016705 gene encoding vacuolar fusion protein MON1 homolog, which encodes MSSSDSPSSSSAEENPNTKEIEDQLATVVLTESNEDKFQECSSDTASASNNHGENNHDEGVEKSSSKVVWGRVNSELELEGPPSPSSSGYAGGRGTSSASSTSIVDEVSEDEIQEVGNGSAIEGATDSHESWMPGKRHVDEDDASISWRKRKKHFFALSNAGKPIYSRYGDEHKLAGFSATLQAIISFVENGGDCIKLVRAGKHQVVFLVKGPIYLVCISCTEEPYESLKGQLELIYGQMILILTKSINRCFEKNPKFDMTPLLGGTDVVFSSLIHSFSWNPATFLHAYTCLPLAYATRQAAGAILQDVADSGVLFAILMCKHKVVSLVGAQKASLHPDDMLLLSNFLMSSESFRTSESFSPICLPRYNPVAFLYAYVHYFDVDTYLVLLTTSSDAFYHLKECRIRIETVLLKSSVLSEVQRSILEGGMRVEDLPIDPVPHSGSLSPHLGHHKPPTDSPERIKESFGGIGGPAGLWHFMYRSIFLDQYVSSEFSPPINSPRQQKRLYRAYHKIYASMHDQGIGPHKTQFRRDENYVLLCWATQDFELYATFDPLADKALAIKICNRVCQWVKDVENEIFLLGASPFSW
- the LOC120016142 gene encoding uncharacterized protein LOC120016142, whose protein sequence is MATTKTYFARQNYRFLSTDHSPLVTESGFELDESDIYNLSATRSDASEFRSKPAPNSRFSKKTSKRVDSTCGTPSSLPVNIPDWSKILKDEYRDHRRRESDDDDDNVDGNDSFDGGFRIPPHEILARTRIASFSVHEGVGRTLKGRDLSRVRNAIWEKTGFQD